From Quercus lobata isolate SW786 chromosome 1, ValleyOak3.0 Primary Assembly, whole genome shotgun sequence, one genomic window encodes:
- the LOC115991785 gene encoding sugar transport protein 8-like has protein sequence MAPMVIAKSGGDPEFPAKLTTQVIVCSVIAAFGGLMFGYDIGISGGVTSMDDFLIRFFPAVYAKKHQVKENNYCKYNNQYLQLFTSSLYLAAIVASFFASKACKKFGRKPTIQAASIFFVAGAILNTAAKDIGMLIAGRLCLGAGVGFGNQAVPLFISEIAPAKHRGGLNICFQFLITVGILCANLINYGTSRLHPNGWRVSLGGAAVPALFLLIGSIIIVETPTSLVERGKKDKGLETLKKIRGVDNVDKEFEELLHATELAKQAKHSFRNLMKRSSRPQLICGTILQVFQQFTGINVIMFYAPVLFQTMGFGGDASLLSAVVTGLVNVLSTLVAIFTVDKIGRKKLLVEAAIQMLIAQTMVGAVLAVHLKSTNAMPSNYAIIVVILICLFVSGFAWSWGPLGWLIPSEIFPLETRNAGFFFAVSMNMVCTFLVAQAFLSMLCSMRSGIFFFFVVWIIIMGTFAIFLLPETKGIPIDEMNERVWKKHWFWKRYFDDEDKGDVEIQAKPEEN, from the exons ATGGCTCCCATGGTCATTGCCAAATCTGGTGGCGATCCAGAGTTCCCCGCCAAGCTTACAACGCAGGTCATTGTTTGTAGTGTTATTGCAGCCTTTGGTGGCCTTATGTTTGGCTACGATATTGGCATTTCAG GTGGAGTGACATCAATGGATGATTTCTTGATAAGATTCTTTCCTGCTGTTTACGCTAAGAAGCACCAAGTGAAAGAAAACAACTACTGCAAGTACAATAACCAATATCTCCAGCTCTTCACGTCTTCACTCTACCTTGCAGCCATTGTGGCTTCGTTTTTTGCCTCCAAGGCATGCAAGAAGTTTGGTCGAAAACCGACAATTCAAGCCGCTTCTATATTCTTTGTTGCTGGAGCCATCTTAAACACTGCTGCTAAAGACATAGGCATGTTAATTGCAGGAAGGTTGTGTCTTGGCGCTGGAGTTGGATTTGGTAACCAG GCAGTTCCATTGTTTATATCAGAAATTGCTCCGGCCAAACACCGGGGAGGCCTTAATATCTGCTTTCAGTTTCTGATCACAGTGGGCATTCTATGTgcaaatttgattaattatggtACTTCACGCCTGCACCCAAATGGTTGGAGGGTCTCACTAGGTGGTGCTGCTGTGCCTGCTCTGTTCCTTCTCATTGGATCCATCATCATTGTGGAGACACCAACTAGCCTTGTTGAGCGTGGGAAGAAAGACAAAGGCTTGGAAACTCTCAAGAAAATTAGGGGTGTGGACAATGTTGACAAAGAATTTGAAGAACTTTTGCATGCCACTGAATTGGCTAAACAAGCCAAGCACTCTTTCAGGAATCTTATGAAACGCTCTAGTAGGCCTCAACTTATATGTGGCACAATTCTACAAGTCTTTCAGCAGTTCACTGGTATCAATGTGATCATGTTTTACGCCCCGGTACTCTTTCAAACTATGGGGTTTGGGGGTGATGCTTCACTACTATCTGCTGTGGTTACTGGTTTGGTTAATGTACTATCAACATTGGTTGCAATTTTCACAGTTGATAAAATTGGAAGAAAGAAATTGCTTGTTGAAGCTGCAATTCAAATGCTTATAGCCCAG ACCATGGTGGGGGCAGTACTAGCAGTGCATCTGAAATCTACCAACGCTATGCCAAGTAATTATGCAATAATTGTGGTGATCTTGATCTGCCTTTTCGTGTCTGGTTTTGCATGGTCATGGGGTCCCTTGGGCTGGTTAATTCCTAGTGAAATTTTCCCACTCGAGACTCGAAATGCCGGATTTTTCTTTGCTGTTAGCATGAACATGGTTTGCACCTTCCTTGTTGCTCAAGCATTCCTCTCAATGCTATGCTCCATGCGATCTggaatcttcttcttctttgtggTTTGGATTATTATAATGGGCACATTTGCTATCTTCCTGCTGCCTGAAACAAAAGGAATTCCAATTgatgaaatgaatgaaagagTTTGGAAAAAGCATTGGTTCTGGAAGAGGTATTTTGATGATGAGGATAAGGGAGACGTGGAAATCCAAGCTAAACCAGAGGAAAACTAG